Genomic segment of Fibrobacter sp.:
CTGTTCGGTCATTGCGTCTCCTTTTCGCGGCTACGCCGCGGTGTGAGGTGTGAAATGTGAGATGTGTAGTGAGTAATTATAATTTCACATTACACACTCCACATTACACATCAATTAGATGCTTGTCTCTATATAATCTCGTCTAAACGTGCCGTTGCCGAGCAGGATGTCGATAGGCAACTTCTTGAATTCGTATTCGTAGGGCGGCTGCTTCCAGGCGAAATCCTTCGGGTACTCGTTGAAGATGTACTGCAAAAGCTTTACCGCCATATCAAAACTGCGGAACTTGTCGCGGTCGAGCACGTGTATCTGCGCGCCACCGCAAATCTGGCCTGCGCCCTTGTGGAACGTAGGCTGGAAGTAATTCTCGCGGAAATACACGCCGGGCAATTTCAATCCGTTCATGTACTTGCAAAGTTTGACCGCATCGATAAACGGGGCGCCGAAAATCTCAAAGGGGCGGGTGGTGCCGCGGCCTTCGCTCACGTTGGTGGCCTCGAACAGGCACATGCCGGGGTAAACGATTGCGGTATCGAGGGTAGGCATGTTGGGGCTGGGCAGAATCCACGGGAGTCCCGTCTGATCGTACCACATTTTCTTGTCGTAACCTTCCATGCCCAGCACGTAGAGTTCGCACTTGGGGAAGCGTTCTTCCTTGAACTGCACCGCCAATTCGCCAATCGTCTTTGCGTGGCGGGTGCGGATACTGTGCAGGCCCACAAAACTCGTGTAATTCAAGTCAAGCACCGGACCTTCTTCATCGATACAGTTGATGGGGTTCGGACGGTCCACCACGATCACGGGGATTCCGGCCTTCTCGCAGGCTTTCATACAAAGGAACAAGGTCCAGATGAACGTGTAGTAGCGGGCGCCAACATCCTGCAGGTCCACGAGCATCATGTCCACGTGGCTGAGCATCTCGGGGGTGGGTTCCCGGTGTTCGCCGTACAGGCTATAGACGGGAATGCCCAGTTCGGGGTCGGTGTAGCCCTCCCACTCGATCATATTGTCTTGGGTGTGGCCCTTGATGCCATGCTGCGGGCCAAAGAGTGCCGAAAGCTTGAACAGCTTGCCGTCGTATTCCTTCAGAAGGTCGAGAGTGTAATGCAGGTCCGGGAGTACCGAAGCCGGGTGGAGGACAGCGCCGAGGCGCTTGCCCTTGAGGTTTGCGGGGAAGGCTTTTTCGAAACGAGAGAGTGCGAGAGAGACCATATGATAGGGGTTAGGATTTAGGATCTAGGGGTTAGGAATGTGGTGTGTGAGGTGTGGGGAGTGAGATTAGTAATGAGTTGTGAGTTGTGAGTTCTTATAGTTGCGCCTTTGGCGCCAAATTATATACTGAGGACTGATAACTCCATGTTATGAGGTGTGGGTTTACAAGATGTGTTAAAAGTTAAGAATTAAGAGTTAGGGAATGGGCGGCCATTTCAAGAAAGGTCTTTCTAAAGCCGGGTTTAAGAAATTTTTACCCCAGAGGGGAATATTTCCCTAAAAAATGACAAAAATGACAAGCGTATTTTTTTATTTTTCCCCGTGAACAAAAAAAGCAAAGGATAAATTATGGCTTATTTGAACAAAGTGATGCTCATTGGCAATATTGGTAAGGACCCTGAATTCCGCATGAGCCAGACCGGTGGACGCAAGCGCGTCTCCTTCTCCCTCGCCACCAGCCGTCGTTACCGCGACAACAACGGCGAGCAGAAAGAACAGACCGACTGGCACAACATTGTGGGTTGGGGTAAAACTGCCGACATTATCGAGCAACTTGGCGTACACAAGGGCATGAGCCTCTACGTAGAGGGCACCCTTACCAACCGCAGCTGGACCGACCAGAACGGCCAGAAGCGTTACGCTACCGAAGTCAACATGGACACCTTCCAGCTGCTGGGCCCCCGCACTCAGGGCGGTTCTCCCTCTTACCAGGGCGGCAACTCCTACCAGGGTAGCTCCAACAACTACAGCCAGCCTCAGGGTGGCGCTCCGGCATACGACGCCCCCATGCCCGAAGACGACGGCTCTGACCTTCCCTTCTAGCCCATGAACTCGGACGTAGCTGAAATTGCCCTGATGTACGTGCTCCCCCTGGGAGTCACGTTCATTACCATATTGCAGACGGCAGCCTCGGAATACCGCAGCCAGAAACTGGCGGGGGCATTCTTGTCCCTCATCGTCGTTGTCCTGGACTGCCTGTTCTACTTTACCAAGAATTCCTTCATCGCCTACAACAACGACGGCGGGCTTCTGCTCGCTTTCGGGAGCCTGTTCTTTTTTGCGATTCTCTACGTAATCAAGAGCGACGAGACTCCGGCAAAGGTGGCAAACATCCTTTTTGCCGTGCTGATGCTTGCAGGAATTGTCGGGATTTCTTACTGGGATAGGCCCACATTGGTCATTACCTCCCAGTATTCCGCTGCTGACATTGCTGCCCAGAACGCCATGTACCAAGACTACATTACCTCGTTCCAGAATGGGACTCCGACCAAGGCTACAAAAAGCAAGGTGACCGGAACCCAGATCAGGAACTCTGGCGCAACAGGCGAAAACGTGCAGGGCCAACGACCTGCAAGGCCTGCCACCCTTTCCGAGGGCGCCAAAGCCCGACTGGAAAGCTACATGGACGAATCCCGCACCGTCATGAAGCGTATGCAAGAGGTGGAATCGGCCATCAACGGCTTTGGCAAGCTGCCGCCAAATATTTCGGAAGCAGACCGCGAAGAGTGGAGCCGCAAGGCCCTCGCCATCAGCAACAATGCAATGGCCATCAACAAGAAGGCCTTGGGGCTATTCCACCCTCACGAGTCCAGCGAAGCCCATGCCGAGCTGATTCAGGCCACCGAAAGCCTGCGTCTTGCGGCCTATTCCCTCTATACCTACACCCTTCAAGAAAACGCAGCTGACCAGAAAGCTCAACTGCAGCAGGCGAAGGAACAGCTGGGTCAATCCAAGATTTTCCTGGACCGCTTTATTGCGGCCATCCAGGGACTCCTTACAAACTACAAAGAACAACCAGAAGAAAACTAAAGGTTAATTATGATTCGCAACGTAGCCATTATGGGTGCCACCGGCGCCGTCGGCCAGGAAATCCTCTCCATCCTCGAGGAACGCAACTTCCCGCTGCAGAGCCTCAAGCTCCTCGCCTCCGAACGTAGCGCAGGCAAGGAATTCAAGTTCAAGGGCGAAACCCTCAAGTGCGAAGTCCTGAACAAGGATTCCTTCAAGGGTATCGACCTGGTGCTCAGCTCCGCCGGTGCCGCGATTTCCCAGGAATTCGCCCCCATCGCCGTGGAAAACGGCGCCGTGGTGGTGGACAACACCAGCTTCTTCCGCATGGACCCGAAGGTCCCTCTGGTCGTGCCCGAAGTGAACCCCGAAGATATCAAGCTCTACAAGGCTGAAAACGGCGGCAAGGGCATTATCGCGAACCCGAACTGCACGACCATCATGATGGTCGTGGTGCTGAACCCCATCGAGAAGATTTCTCACATCAAGAAGATTCACATTTCTTCTTACCAGAGTGCCAGCGGCGCAGGCGCCATCGCCATGGAAGAACTGAAGCAACAGTACAAGGACATCATCGAGACGGGCACCACCACCCACATCGCGAAGTTCCCGTTCCAGCTCGCCTACAACGTGATTCCGCAGATCGACAAGATGACGGAAAACGACTACACGAAGGAAGAAATGAAGATGTTCAACGAGACTCGCAAGATCATGCACTCTGACGTTCGTACGAGCGCCACCTGCGTGCGCGTGAGCTCGCTGCGTTCTCACTCTGAATCCGTTTGGTTCGAAACCGAACGTCCGGTTTCTGTCGAAGAAATCCGCAATGCCTTGAAGAACGCTCCGGGCGTGACCCTCAAGGACGATCCGCAGAACTACGTGTACCCGATGCCGCTGGAAAGCGCCGGCAAGGACAACGTGTTCGTTGGCCGTATCCGCAAGGACCTGGCCGACGAGAACAGCAACACGCTGTGGCTCACCGGTGACCAGATTCGCAAGGGCGCAGCCCTCAACGCCGTGCAGATTGGCGAGATCTTGGCCAAGGGTGTGTAATCCCGGGTGTCATCCCCGCGAAGGCGGGGATCTTCTATTACAAGCATCAAAAAGCCGTCCCGATAAAGGACGGCTTTTATGATTTTCAATGTTTTTTTCTACGAACAGCCGTTAGCGAAGAAGCGTCCTCGACAGAGCCTTGCCGTTCTGTTCAAGAACAATCAAGGCAACGCCTCGAGCATCTACGGCACCACTCAAATTCACTTGATGCACGCCTTCGCTCATTTTGCCAAGCGAAACAACCTTCTGCAACACCCCCTTCAAATTATACACCTTGACGTTCGTCATCCCCGAACGGGAAAGCGTTACCATAGCTTGCAGGTTTCGGCGGTTTCCATATAGTTTAAGGTCATTAGCGCCCTTCGCTACGACCATGTTGGACTTTACCTTTATAGGAGGATCGTCAATAGGAATTTCGGGAAGAACGCCCGCGGTAAACACAAGCTGCGGATACGACATCGTATCGTTCAAAGTCCAATACTTGTCGAAATCAGTCCAGTTCTTGTATAGGGACGCATTCTTCATTTCAGTAAACGCAACGCCGTCTACCGT
This window contains:
- a CDS encoding DUF1343 domain-containing protein, encoding MVSLALSRFEKAFPANLKGKRLGAVLHPASVLPDLHYTLDLLKEYDGKLFKLSALFGPQHGIKGHTQDNMIEWEGYTDPELGIPVYSLYGEHREPTPEMLSHVDMMLVDLQDVGARYYTFIWTLFLCMKACEKAGIPVIVVDRPNPINCIDEEGPVLDLNYTSFVGLHSIRTRHAKTIGELAVQFKEERFPKCELYVLGMEGYDKKMWYDQTGLPWILPSPNMPTLDTAIVYPGMCLFEATNVSEGRGTTRPFEIFGAPFIDAVKLCKYMNGLKLPGVYFRENYFQPTFHKGAGQICGGAQIHVLDRDKFRSFDMAVKLLQYIFNEYPKDFAWKQPPYEYEFKKLPIDILLGNGTFRRDYIETSI
- the ssb gene encoding single-stranded DNA-binding protein; the encoded protein is MAYLNKVMLIGNIGKDPEFRMSQTGGRKRVSFSLATSRRYRDNNGEQKEQTDWHNIVGWGKTADIIEQLGVHKGMSLYVEGTLTNRSWTDQNGQKRYATEVNMDTFQLLGPRTQGGSPSYQGGNSYQGSSNNYSQPQGGAPAYDAPMPEDDGSDLPF
- a CDS encoding aspartate-semialdehyde dehydrogenase, which translates into the protein MIRNVAIMGATGAVGQEILSILEERNFPLQSLKLLASERSAGKEFKFKGETLKCEVLNKDSFKGIDLVLSSAGAAISQEFAPIAVENGAVVVDNTSFFRMDPKVPLVVPEVNPEDIKLYKAENGGKGIIANPNCTTIMMVVVLNPIEKISHIKKIHISSYQSASGAGAIAMEELKQQYKDIIETGTTTHIAKFPFQLAYNVIPQIDKMTENDYTKEEMKMFNETRKIMHSDVRTSATCVRVSSLRSHSESVWFETERPVSVEEIRNALKNAPGVTLKDDPQNYVYPMPLESAGKDNVFVGRIRKDLADENSNTLWLTGDQIRKGAALNAVQIGEILAKGV